The genomic region TATTGGAAAATATTAATTCTATGATGAATTTTCTTTCACTTGCTACACGCGAGGAAATATCTGAAACATCGTTAGAAGGAATAACTGATACCGTTTCAAAAGTAGCAAGCGGCGGCATAATATACAAACCAACAATTAAAATAATATATAAAAGCACCAGAAAAACGGATATGCCAGAGCAAATAAACACTAATCAAATGTTATTTGGATATCAAGAAATAAAAACAAATTTCACAGACATATATTCTAATTGGTTACATATTATAGACAAATTAACAACATTGTACAGTCTTTATTTCGGTACTAGTTACAATCCGAGAATGTATATAGAGAATGTATTCTTGAATTATGTTATTGCTTTAGAAACATATCATCGGCAAGTATTTAAAAATGAAGAAATTAGTATAGATGAGCACAATGTTCGTATACGTGAAATAGTTACCAATACTCCGCATGAGTATTCTAGTTGGTTAGAAAGCAAGTTACAGTATTCAAATGAGCCGACCTTGAGAAAACGGTTACAAAAGTTATTTCAAATTAACAACTCAATATTAAAATACACTACTACAACTAAAAATAAATTTATAAACAACGTTGTCAATACAAGGAACTACCTTGTACATCGTGATGCCTACTTAGAAAAAAAAGCTCTAAGAGATGGGGAGTTAATCTATCTAAATTCGAAATTAAAGAGCTTAGTCGAAATGTGCTTATTACGTGAGTTAGGATTCAATTATAATCAAATTAAATCGATTTGTGATAAGCCCTTTGTCTACATGCAACTAGAGATATAACACAAGGAAAACGATGGAGCAGAAGCGGTACATCGTGCGGGTGGACGGGGCGCCGGAGCCGGCCCGACCCGCGCGCAAGATTCTGAAAATGCTCGACCTGGGCGAGCTGGCGCCCACGAACGAGGTCTACGACATGTCCGCCTTCGACTGGCGGCCGCTGGCCGACGTCGAGCCCTTCAAGAGCCACCTCGAGCGCGAGGCGGAGCTGACGTCCCTCGGCCCCGAGGAATTCGCCAGGAAGAAGCGCATCCGCCAGCCGGGGCGCTACATCCTGATCGGCGTCGGCATCCTCGTCGGGGTGGCGGTCATCGCCTTCGCCATGGCCGAGCTCTTCGGCGTCTTCGCCCGGGGGATAGGCGGGATTCCCGAGGTGCCGACGGGGCAGGCGGCGCTCGTGTGGAAGTTCCAGGAGGGCGACTCCCTGACCAGCTCGCCGTTCTTTTACGAGGGGAAGGTTTACTTCGGGTCCGAGGACGGCTACCTGTACTGCGTGGACGCCGGAACCGGCCACGGGCTGTGGAAGCACTCGACGGGCGGTCCCGTCATCGGCGAGGTCCTGGCGGCCGACGGCCGGGTGTACGTGGGGAGCTGCGACGACGCCCTGTGGTGCTTCGACGCGCTGACGGGGAAGCGGCTGTGGCGCTTCGGCACCGGGCACTACGTGGGCGGCGGGGTGACCTGCGCGGACGGGCGGGTGTACTTCGGTTCCTACGACCACGACGTGTACTGCCTGGACGCCGCGAGCGGGGAGGAGGTCTGGCGCTACGAGACCGGCGGCTGGGTCTTCTCGACGCCCTTCGTGGCCGGGGGGAGGGTGTTCGTCGGGTCGCTGGACGGGTGGCTCTACTGCCTGGACGCCGCCACCGGCGCGCCGGTGTGGAAGTTCGAAACCCAGGGGGAGGTTTACAGCTCGCCCTACGTTTGGGAGGGGAAGGTCTATTTCGGCTCCGACGACACCTGGCTGCGGTGCCTGGACGTGGGGACGGGGCGGGCGCTGTGGCGCTACCGCGACCCCGACTACTGGAACTGCATCCGGTCGCGGATCGTGGTGTTCGACGGGCGGGTGTACTTCGGCTGCCTGAACCACATCGTTTACTGCGTGGACGCGGCGACGGGGATGGAGCGCTGGCGGCACAAGACGACGAACACGGTGGAGGCCGGGGGCGTGGTGGCGGGGAAGCTGACCGACGGGCGGGCGTTCTGGGTCTCGCAGCCGGCGCGCTGGCTCGAGTCCGGCGACTGGCCGGAGAAGCCCGAGGCGGCCGAGGCCGTGCTCTACATCGGCAGCGCCAACGGGAGCCTGTACTGCCTGAACGCGGCGGACGGGAAGGTGGTCTGGGCCTACGCGGCCAAGCGGCACATTTTATCCGACCCGGCCTGCGGCGGGGGGATGGCTTATTTTGCGAGCGACGACGGGTATCTGTACGCTGTGAAATCCGCCGCCCAGGATGGGGATTAGGAGCTAGGGCGACGGCGATCGGGGGGAGTCCCTTCGCGGGCGACGACGGGTATCGGTGCGCGGCGAGGTCCCACCCGGAGTGCGGGGGGTGCGGGGGGCGGTAATAGCCATTCCGGGGCGGTGGTTCAGATAATTAAAAGATGACTAATATTTATTAACCCGCCACTTGATTTAATTAATAAATTAGGCTACAATACTTCACGAAATCCACCGGGCGGGGGGACCGCGGACGGTCGCCCCCGGGCCGGAATGAAACGAACGTGAGGTGCGACGTGGACGAGAAGGAAAAAGACCCCGCGACCGACGTCGGCCAGGCCGTCGGGGCGGGCGTGAAGGCGATGCGTAAGGGCCTCGCCGCGGGGATGCGGGGGATGCGCACCGGCCTCCGCGAGATGCACCGGGGGATGGACGAGGGCCGCAAACATCGGTGCGGCCCGGACAACGAACACCACGGTCACCGGGCGGAGGAGGCGGGGATGGACGACGAGCAGAGGAACGGCTGGTGGTTTAACTTTACCGAAGGGGTGAACATCAGCCTGGACCTCTCGGGGCTCCTCTTCGGATTCTTGAGCCTGGGGCTGGGCGTGGGCGCCTTCTTCCTGTATCTGATCCCCTTCGTCCTGGTCCTCTCCTGGCCCTTCGCCATCGCCGGGCTCATCGTGGGGCTGGTGGCGGTTTTTAATTTCCGGGCGGGCTGGTTCCGCGGGTTCCTGCCCGGCCTGGTGGGACTGGGCCTCTCCGGTGCGGTGCTCTGGTTCCACATCATGAACCTCATCTGGACCACGGGGACCCTGGACTACATGCTGGGCCTCTGGGGTCCGCCTCCGGGCTTATAACGGATGGACGTCGCCGCCGAGAGCCGCGCCAAAAGGCGAGTCACCTGGCTCGGGGCCGGGGTCAACCTGATCCTGACCGGGACCAAGCTCGCCGCCGGCATCCTCGGCCGCTCGGCGGCCATGGTCTCCGACTCCGTCCATTCGTTCTCCGACCTGGTCTCAGACGCCGTCGTCCTTCTGGGCATCCGACTGTCGGACCGGCCCGCCGACGAGGGGCACCCCTTCGGCCACGGCCGTTTCGAGACCCTGGCGGCATTCATCCTGGGGCTCATCCTCATCGGCGCCGGCGTCCTTTTGGGCTGGGAGGGGCTGGAGAAGATCCGCCACCCCGAGCCCGCCGTCCCCACCTGGCTCGCCGCGGGCGCGGCCCTCCTCTCGATCGTGGTCAAGGAGGCGCTCTTCCGCTGGACGCGCGCCGTGGCCCGCAGCACGGGGTCCAAAGCCGTCGAGGCCAACGCCTGGCACCACCGCTCCGACGCCCTCTCCAGCCTGGTGGCCCTCGCCGCCATCATCGGGGCCATCCTCCTCCCGCGGTGGAACTTCCTCGACCCCGTGGGCTCGATCATCGTGGCGCTGATGATCGCGGGGGTGGGCTTCAAGGTGATTCTGGACGCCGCCCGGGAGCTCACCGATTCCGGCGTCGAGCGCGAGCTCCGGGAGCGGATGGGCGAGCTGACCGCCGGGGTGCGGGGGGTCGGGGACGTCCGCCGCATCTGCGCCCGGCACATGGGCAACCTCACCGTGGTGGACCTGGTCGTCGCCGTGGACCCGGAGATGGACGTGTTCCAGGCGCACCGCATCACCGAGCACATCGAGGCCAACCTGCACAAGCACCTGCCGCGCGTGGGCCGCGTCTTCGTCCACGTCGAGCCCCTGACCGAGCCGGAGCTCCTGGACGGCCGGCGCAACGCCGAAATCCGCCGCGCCGTGGAGGAGTCCTGCCGCTCCATTCCGGGACTGGTCGGCTTCCA from bacterium harbors:
- a CDS encoding HEPN domain-containing protein, whose amino-acid sequence is METKELKGSWWLPGNPDRRFYGTLNFDNTSGCYLEIVGSLSTEDIVEIILGYSTSGDEVTLYNSIRTQSTWSFPGTSTEKYISNILFLGTHFKQKEDITFKEIRISCTLLGEWLQESGFIIKRDNQEKKIFIEYTSMEPHVFTFNDYSISFYQSPDIKYNIATKAPKITDKYFIKFIYSEEKSYNIILENINSMMNFLSLATREEISETSLEGITDTVSKVASGGIIYKPTIKIIYKSTRKTDMPEQINTNQMLFGYQEIKTNFTDIYSNWLHIIDKLTTLYSLYFGTSYNPRMYIENVFLNYVIALETYHRQVFKNEEISIDEHNVRIREIVTNTPHEYSSWLESKLQYSNEPTLRKRLQKLFQINNSILKYTTTTKNKFINNVVNTRNYLVHRDAYLEKKALRDGELIYLNSKLKSLVEMCLLRELGFNYNQIKSICDKPFVYMQLEI
- a CDS encoding PQQ-binding-like beta-propeller repeat protein, producing MEQKRYIVRVDGAPEPARPARKILKMLDLGELAPTNEVYDMSAFDWRPLADVEPFKSHLEREAELTSLGPEEFARKKRIRQPGRYILIGVGILVGVAVIAFAMAELFGVFARGIGGIPEVPTGQAALVWKFQEGDSLTSSPFFYEGKVYFGSEDGYLYCVDAGTGHGLWKHSTGGPVIGEVLAADGRVYVGSCDDALWCFDALTGKRLWRFGTGHYVGGGVTCADGRVYFGSYDHDVYCLDAASGEEVWRYETGGWVFSTPFVAGGRVFVGSLDGWLYCLDAATGAPVWKFETQGEVYSSPYVWEGKVYFGSDDTWLRCLDVGTGRALWRYRDPDYWNCIRSRIVVFDGRVYFGCLNHIVYCVDAATGMERWRHKTTNTVEAGGVVAGKLTDGRAFWVSQPARWLESGDWPEKPEAAEAVLYIGSANGSLYCLNAADGKVVWAYAAKRHILSDPACGGGMAYFASDDGYLYAVKSAAQDGD
- a CDS encoding cation-efflux pump, with translation MDVAAESRAKRRVTWLGAGVNLILTGTKLAAGILGRSAAMVSDSVHSFSDLVSDAVVLLGIRLSDRPADEGHPFGHGRFETLAAFILGLILIGAGVLLGWEGLEKIRHPEPAVPTWLAAGAALLSIVVKEALFRWTRAVARSTGSKAVEANAWHHRSDALSSLVALAAIIGAILLPRWNFLDPVGSIIVALMIAGVGFKVILDAARELTDSGVERELRERMGELTAGVRGVGDVRRICARHMGNLTVVDLVVAVDPEMDVFQAHRITEHIEANLHKHLPRVGRVFVHVEPLTEPELLDGRRNAEIRRAVEESCRSIPGLVGFHDLRLHRRATGVALDIHVELDGGLPLADAHRVADEVRLCLEGLEGVDEVLVHLDSERDED